A window from Vulcanimicrobium alpinum encodes these proteins:
- a CDS encoding aspartyl protease family protein, translating to MDYRVFVTAALLAPLMFPSAGAAADEADALLAQHQSYVGWHVGDGVVKTLRETGAITRNGKQRAALTMLRYGIAHRLTTADTRGFTDAQGFTGNVFWTSNTNGFTVRPVGEVARYLYDADAVFGELTATMKPEFLRRESVDGVQTAVLKLTSDVGFPMQVFVDPTSGAYLRVVIDPGGKYEETISAIRYTEAGGKRFISGWRYGTSPTVFAYTSVEPNATIAPDELRPPKQTASWTFGDAPASIELTRDTFPRILIDARINGVKGRFILDTGAAPTVVTDSFARRVGAKRLTQAQISGIGGDAAANVFHFDTIAVGGATVHDIIGYSGCQEEWMAAEGVVGLIGYDLLAGAIVNLDFDAATLHVFDPAKVEPDRSKGFAVRMDLSDGHIRVPMKLNDKYDVIATLDSGNPLNVLVSKDLVSREHVLFFVDPSKFGSTRYGGGVGGMEIEHCGRLQSLTMGPINYRPVPACDSDSEYRNEILVGLDFMKAFNFVFNFPDGEMVMIPRKL from the coding sequence ATGGACTACCGGGTGTTCGTCACCGCGGCGCTTCTCGCGCCGCTGATGTTTCCGTCTGCCGGCGCTGCCGCGGACGAAGCCGACGCTCTGCTGGCGCAGCATCAATCCTACGTCGGCTGGCACGTCGGCGACGGCGTCGTCAAGACGCTCCGCGAGACGGGCGCGATCACGCGCAACGGCAAACAGCGCGCCGCGCTGACGATGCTCCGCTACGGCATCGCGCACCGCCTCACGACCGCCGACACACGCGGCTTCACCGACGCCCAAGGGTTCACGGGCAACGTATTTTGGACTTCGAACACGAACGGCTTCACCGTGCGGCCCGTCGGCGAGGTCGCGCGCTACCTCTACGATGCCGACGCCGTCTTCGGCGAACTCACCGCGACGATGAAGCCGGAGTTCCTGCGGCGCGAGAGCGTCGACGGCGTGCAGACGGCGGTGCTGAAGCTGACGTCCGACGTCGGCTTTCCGATGCAGGTCTTCGTCGATCCGACGAGCGGCGCGTACCTGCGCGTCGTGATCGATCCCGGCGGCAAATATGAAGAGACGATCTCCGCGATCCGTTACACGGAGGCCGGCGGCAAGCGTTTCATCTCGGGCTGGCGCTACGGCACGTCTCCGACGGTCTTTGCGTACACGTCCGTGGAACCGAACGCGACGATCGCGCCCGACGAACTGCGTCCGCCCAAGCAGACCGCAAGCTGGACGTTCGGCGACGCGCCGGCGTCGATCGAGCTCACCCGCGACACGTTCCCGCGCATCTTGATCGACGCGAGAATCAACGGCGTCAAAGGCCGCTTCATCCTCGATACCGGCGCGGCGCCGACGGTCGTCACCGACTCGTTCGCGCGGCGCGTCGGTGCGAAGCGGCTGACGCAGGCGCAGATCAGCGGGATCGGCGGCGACGCTGCCGCCAACGTCTTCCATTTCGACACGATCGCCGTCGGCGGCGCGACCGTGCACGATATCATCGGCTACAGCGGCTGCCAGGAAGAATGGATGGCCGCCGAGGGCGTCGTCGGCCTGATCGGCTACGACCTGCTCGCCGGGGCGATCGTCAACCTCGATTTCGATGCCGCCACGCTGCACGTGTTCGATCCGGCGAAGGTCGAACCCGATCGCAGCAAGGGCTTCGCGGTGCGCATGGATCTCTCCGACGGACACATCCGGGTACCTATGAAACTCAACGACAAGTACGACGTGATCGCCACGCTCGACTCGGGCAACCCGCTCAACGTGCTGGTCTCGAAGGACCTCGTCAGCCGCGAGCACGTGCTATTCTTCGTCGATCCGAGCAAGTTCGGATCGACCCGCTATGGCGGCGGCGTCGGCGGCATGGAGATCGAGCACTGCGGCCGTCTGCAGTCGCTCACGATGGGCCCGATCAATTACCGTCCGGTACCGGCGTGCGACTCCGACTCCGAATATCGCAACGAGATCCTGGTCGGGCTCGACTTCATGAAGGCGTTCAACTTCGTCTTCAATTTTCCCGACGGCGAGATGGTGATGATCCCGCGCAAACTCTGA
- a CDS encoding GlcG/HbpS family heme-binding protein, with protein MSDSSRSTYTATAPFLTLAGARAVVDAALAESERIGVPQNVAVVDAGGNLLAFARGDGARIASISIAITKAVSAATRKRATADEGGGDPIATIRSALAADRVTGIGGGIPLVVDGYVVGGVGASSGAIDEDTQVALAGAAALG; from the coding sequence GTGTCGGACTCTTCGCGTTCAACGTATACCGCTACCGCTCCGTTCCTCACCCTCGCCGGCGCGCGCGCCGTTGTCGACGCGGCGCTCGCCGAATCCGAGCGGATCGGCGTCCCGCAGAACGTCGCGGTCGTCGACGCCGGCGGAAACCTGCTCGCGTTCGCGCGCGGGGACGGGGCGCGCATCGCCTCGATCTCGATCGCGATCACGAAGGCCGTCTCCGCGGCCACGCGCAAGCGCGCAACCGCCGACGAAGGCGGCGGCGATCCGATCGCCACGATTCGCAGCGCGCTGGCCGCCGACCGCGTGACGGGGATCGGCGGCGGGATCCCGCTGGTGGTCGACGGTTACGTCGTCGGCGGGGTGGGCGCCTCAAGCGGCGCGATCGATGAGGATACGCAGGTCGCGCTCGCCGGAGCCGCCGCGCTCGGCTGA
- a CDS encoding sensor histidine kinase, with protein sequence MRAEKTRPAPSDALARRIAAAPSAVPLLALRLPALERVAWRRGRRAARALERRAVAAFSRAAREVLRAGDLLAHDDGSDVFLAALVAPTRDGGAAAPVDARSALARIAAALESETRLDVLTGWSVADPARAAGSLDDVVDEAMLRGARERERYAFFSALGHELRTPLSSIRGYLETLLDERDVDAETRQRFVRTAYDESLRMTRLLEGMFEISLLDLRAGPAERACASLRQALTTAREACAANAAVSEVSIHLAAAPAVDVAIDGDRLTLVLINLIDNAVKHGRRGGRVVVGVDLDEPRFVRVNVDDDGAGIAALDRERVFALGERATTAPNGTGLGLAIVRLILERSGGRVELTHSPLGGARFIVSVARA encoded by the coding sequence TTGCGCGCTGAGAAAACGCGTCCGGCGCCGTCCGACGCGCTCGCCCGACGGATCGCCGCCGCGCCGTCGGCGGTCCCATTGCTGGCGCTGCGTCTCCCCGCACTCGAACGCGTCGCGTGGCGCCGCGGCCGCCGCGCGGCGCGCGCGCTCGAGCGGCGTGCCGTCGCGGCGTTTTCGCGTGCGGCACGCGAGGTGCTGCGCGCCGGCGATCTGCTGGCGCACGACGACGGCAGCGACGTGTTCCTCGCGGCGCTGGTCGCACCGACGCGCGACGGGGGCGCCGCCGCGCCGGTCGATGCGCGCTCCGCGCTTGCGCGCATCGCCGCTGCGCTGGAATCGGAGACGCGCCTCGACGTCCTGACCGGTTGGAGCGTCGCCGATCCGGCGCGCGCAGCGGGGTCGCTCGACGACGTCGTCGACGAAGCGATGCTTCGCGGCGCGCGCGAGCGCGAACGGTATGCGTTCTTCTCAGCGCTCGGCCACGAGCTGCGCACGCCCCTTTCGTCGATCCGCGGCTATCTCGAAACGCTGCTCGACGAACGGGACGTCGACGCCGAGACGCGGCAGCGCTTCGTCCGCACGGCGTATGACGAGTCGCTGCGCATGACCCGGCTGCTGGAGGGAATGTTCGAGATCTCGCTCCTCGATCTGCGCGCCGGACCGGCGGAGCGCGCGTGCGCGTCGCTGCGGCAGGCATTGACGACCGCGCGCGAGGCCTGCGCGGCGAACGCCGCCGTGAGCGAGGTGTCGATCCACCTCGCCGCAGCTCCGGCCGTCGACGTGGCGATCGACGGGGATCGGCTCACGCTCGTCCTCATCAACCTCATCGACAACGCGGTGAAGCATGGGCGCCGCGGCGGGCGCGTGGTCGTGGGCGTTGACCTCGACGAGCCGCGCTTCGTCCGCGTCAACGTCGACGATGACGGGGCCGGGATCGCCGCGCTCGACCGGGAGCGGGTCTTCGCGCTCGGCGAACGCGCGACAACGGCGCCGAACGGAACCGGGCTCGGACTCGCCATCGTGCGGCTGATCCTGGAGCGCTCCGGGGGGCGCGTCGAGCTGACGCACTCGCCCCTCGGAGGTGCGCGATTCATCGTGTCCGTCGCTCGCGCCTAA
- a CDS encoding SOS response-associated peptidase, with protein MCARFSLSDPGRLSERYPGVRSRTPYPRRYNIAPTQDVLAARADGELTTLRWGLVPAWADDPSIGQRLINARVETLAEKPAFRGALESRRCAIFADGFYEWTGSKGNRRPLRFILADGAPFAFAGLYERWKRNDTRLETCTIVTCEPNALLASIHDRMPAILAGDALDAWLHGDVGDALAAIAPFDPAAMRGYSVTPAMNHHAFEDARCIEPFVEQAEAPTLFD; from the coding sequence ATGTGCGCCCGCTTCTCGCTGAGCGATCCCGGCCGGCTCTCCGAGCGGTATCCGGGCGTCCGCTCGCGGACCCCGTACCCGCGCCGCTACAACATCGCGCCGACACAGGACGTTCTCGCTGCGCGCGCCGACGGCGAGCTGACGACGCTGCGCTGGGGGCTCGTTCCGGCTTGGGCCGACGATCCGTCAATCGGCCAGCGGCTGATCAACGCTCGGGTCGAAACGCTGGCCGAGAAACCGGCATTCCGCGGCGCGTTGGAGTCACGCCGCTGTGCGATCTTCGCCGACGGCTTCTACGAGTGGACGGGCAGCAAAGGAAACCGCCGTCCCCTTCGCTTCATCCTCGCCGACGGCGCGCCGTTCGCGTTCGCCGGGCTCTACGAGCGCTGGAAACGCAACGACACGCGGCTGGAAACCTGCACGATCGTCACCTGCGAGCCGAACGCGCTGCTGGCCAGCATCCACGACCGGATGCCGGCGATCCTCGCCGGCGACGCGCTCGACGCGTGGCTGCACGGCGACGTCGGGGACGCGCTCGCGGCGATCGCCCCGTTCGATCCCGCCGCAATGCGCGGCTATTCGGTCACGCCGGCGATGAACCATCACGCCTTCGAGGACGCGCGCTGCATCGAACCGTTCGTCGAGCAGGCTGAGGCACCGACGCTCTTCGACTGA
- a CDS encoding ISL3 family transposase — protein MRDTEFIRGLLRVEDPWDVTESKLDLERNRVDVRLEWQGAGRCPKCDRECPKHDHRERVWRDLDLAGDQLFLHASVPRIDCPEHGVTTVAIPWSSGRTEFTSRFERLAIALLLEMSVAAVARRLGISWEQVDSIMLRAVERGKQRRLPRLVRHLGIDEKAVKKRHRYFTIVSDLDRGEVLWVGRGRKRESIDAFYDGLSHEQLHAIEGIAMDMWQPYFESTVAHVPDAARKIVFDKYHITAYLTKAVDLTRRAMMRDKTLDRTALKGTKYSWLRSFANLDRDERRDLSALRSQYKRLGRAWSMKEHFTEFWRYRRESAARRFFADWYRWATHSQLPEMISVARTLKRHFANIITYIRKPITNAAAESLNSKIQMIKFRARGYRNEGRFAAAILFHCGGLDLLPAHPKS, from the coding sequence ATGCGAGACACCGAATTCATCCGCGGGTTGCTGCGCGTCGAAGATCCTTGGGACGTGACCGAATCAAAGCTCGATCTCGAGCGAAATCGGGTCGATGTTCGGCTTGAATGGCAAGGCGCGGGTCGCTGTCCAAAATGCGATCGGGAGTGCCCCAAGCACGATCATCGCGAGCGCGTCTGGCGTGACCTCGATCTGGCCGGCGACCAACTTTTCTTGCACGCCTCCGTACCCCGGATCGATTGTCCCGAGCACGGCGTCACGACCGTTGCGATTCCCTGGTCAAGCGGTCGTACCGAGTTTACGTCGCGCTTCGAGCGTTTGGCGATCGCCCTCCTACTCGAGATGTCCGTCGCGGCGGTCGCGCGTCGCTTGGGCATCAGCTGGGAGCAAGTCGATTCCATTATGCTCCGGGCGGTCGAGCGCGGTAAGCAGCGGCGACTGCCACGTCTTGTGCGGCATCTCGGCATCGACGAGAAGGCCGTCAAAAAGCGGCATCGGTACTTCACGATCGTGTCCGACTTGGACCGCGGCGAGGTCCTGTGGGTCGGTCGCGGTCGCAAGCGCGAATCGATTGACGCTTTCTACGACGGCCTTTCGCACGAACAACTTCATGCCATTGAGGGCATCGCGATGGATATGTGGCAGCCGTACTTCGAGTCGACCGTAGCACACGTGCCCGATGCGGCACGGAAGATCGTCTTCGATAAGTACCACATCACGGCATATCTCACCAAAGCCGTCGATCTCACTCGTCGAGCGATGATGCGTGACAAGACGCTCGACCGAACGGCATTGAAAGGGACTAAGTATTCCTGGTTGCGCTCGTTTGCGAATCTCGACCGCGACGAACGACGTGATCTGAGCGCCTTGCGGAGCCAGTACAAACGCCTTGGCCGCGCGTGGTCGATGAAGGAGCACTTTACGGAGTTCTGGCGATATCGGCGTGAGTCCGCAGCGCGTCGTTTCTTTGCCGATTGGTACCGGTGGGCGACGCACTCTCAATTGCCCGAAATGATCAGCGTCGCGCGCACGCTCAAACGTCACTTTGCGAACATCATCACGTACATTCGCAAGCCGATCACCAATGCGGCAGCCGAGAGCCTCAACAGCAAGATCCAAATGATCAAATTCCGCGCGCGCGGCTATCGCAATGAGGGCCGATTTGCAGCGGCGATTCTATTCCACTGTGGTGGGCTCGACCTCTTGCCCGCCCACCCGAAGTCCTGA
- a CDS encoding HigA family addiction module antitoxin, which yields MHQKSLRTPSNRRPTLPGEILVEEFLVPLGITQSAFSAHIGITAARLSEIIHGKRALTIDTALRFERALGMDAETWLRLQLSVDLYDAKHGELAKIAASIKPIKPQKTA from the coding sequence ATGCATCAGAAATCGCTCAGGACGCCGTCGAATCGTCGGCCGACCCTTCCTGGGGAAATCCTCGTCGAGGAATTCCTGGTTCCGCTCGGGATCACGCAGTCCGCGTTCTCTGCGCATATCGGCATTACGGCGGCGCGCCTTTCGGAGATCATCCATGGTAAGCGCGCGCTGACGATCGATACTGCTCTCCGCTTCGAGCGCGCTCTTGGTATGGATGCGGAAACCTGGCTCCGGCTCCAGTTGTCCGTCGACCTCTATGATGCGAAACACGGCGAGCTAGCGAAGATCGCCGCAAGTATCAAGCCTATCAAACCCCAAAAAACCGCTTGA
- a CDS encoding VOC family protein, with protein MSQPVISTTQVLYPAQRYADARAAIRWLCEAFGFETQLVYDTPDGGVAHAQLTLNGAVLMLGSAREGGDYPARTPRALGGITGSIYVYVADPDAHCARARAAGARIAIEPRDNYGSREYAAYDCEDYWWSFGTYRP; from the coding sequence ATGAGCCAACCGGTCATCTCCACGACACAGGTCCTGTATCCGGCGCAGCGCTACGCCGACGCCCGCGCCGCGATCCGCTGGCTGTGCGAGGCCTTCGGCTTCGAAACGCAGCTCGTTTATGACACCCCCGACGGCGGGGTCGCCCATGCCCAGCTCACCCTCAACGGGGCCGTGCTGATGCTCGGCAGCGCGCGCGAGGGCGGCGACTACCCGGCACGCACGCCGCGCGCCCTCGGCGGGATCACCGGATCGATCTACGTCTACGTCGCCGATCCCGATGCGCACTGCGCGCGCGCCCGCGCCGCCGGCGCGCGCATCGCGATCGAACCGCGCGACAACTACGGCTCGCGCGAATACGCGGCGTACGACTGCGAAGACTACTGGTGGTCGTTCGGCACGTATCGCCCGTAG
- a CDS encoding nucleoside deaminase, whose product MRRAIALAADAMAAGDVPIGAVLFVDGRVFEARNERESRPDPTAHAEMLVLRAAAQALGRWRIGGSLYVTKEPCPMCAGALAGARVERLVYGCRDVKGGAAGSVIDILASAAVNHRVDVIDGVLADETAAQLREFFAKKRR is encoded by the coding sequence ATGCGGCGCGCGATCGCGCTGGCCGCCGATGCGATGGCCGCCGGCGACGTCCCGATCGGCGCGGTGCTGTTCGTCGACGGACGCGTCTTCGAAGCGCGCAACGAGCGCGAGAGCCGGCCTGATCCCACCGCGCACGCCGAGATGCTCGTCCTCCGCGCTGCGGCGCAGGCGCTCGGACGCTGGCGCATCGGCGGCTCTCTCTACGTGACGAAAGAACCGTGTCCGATGTGCGCGGGCGCGCTCGCCGGCGCGCGCGTCGAGCGTCTCGTGTACGGCTGCCGCGACGTCAAGGGAGGTGCGGCGGGCTCGGTCATCGATATACTCGCGTCGGCCGCCGTGAACCACCGCGTCGACGTGATCGACGGAGTGCTCGCGGACGAAACGGCAGCGCAGCTTCGGGAGTTCTTCGCGAAGAAGCGCCGGTGA
- a CDS encoding class I SAM-dependent methyltransferase — protein sequence MSDLYDDPALAASYARTTAANVYNACYERPALRAAAGDVAGRDLLDAGCAAGEHAEWFAAHGARVVAVDASAAMVALARERLGVRARVERADLAAPLPFDDASFDLVVSSLTMHYLPEWLPALREFARVLRPGGWFVMSTHHPFITIGQVPEYFGVHRVEEAWTSFAPEPVRVRFYHRPFERILGDLQAAGFAIRAVREPQPVPEAAERDPAAAERLRREPVFLIVDAQRA from the coding sequence TTGAGCGACCTGTACGACGATCCGGCGCTGGCGGCGTCGTACGCGCGCACGACGGCGGCGAACGTCTACAACGCGTGCTACGAGCGGCCCGCGCTCCGCGCCGCGGCGGGTGACGTCGCCGGCCGCGATCTGCTCGACGCGGGCTGTGCGGCGGGAGAGCACGCGGAATGGTTCGCGGCGCATGGTGCGCGCGTCGTCGCCGTCGATGCGAGCGCGGCGATGGTTGCGCTGGCGCGCGAACGGCTCGGCGTGCGGGCGCGCGTCGAGCGCGCGGATCTCGCCGCGCCGTTGCCGTTCGACGATGCGTCGTTCGATCTGGTCGTGTCTTCGCTGACGATGCATTATCTGCCGGAGTGGCTGCCTGCGCTGCGTGAGTTCGCACGCGTTTTGCGCCCCGGCGGGTGGTTCGTGATGTCGACGCATCATCCGTTTATCACGATCGGTCAGGTGCCGGAGTACTTCGGCGTCCATCGCGTCGAGGAAGCGTGGACCAGCTTCGCGCCCGAGCCGGTGCGCGTGCGGTTCTATCATCGCCCGTTCGAGCGGATCCTCGGCGATCTGCAGGCGGCCGGGTTCGCGATCCGCGCGGTGCGGGAGCCGCAGCCGGTTCCCGAAGCCGCCGAGCGCGATCCCGCCGCGGCGGAGCGCCTGCGGCGCGAGCCCGTCTTTCTGATCGTCGACGCGCAGCGCGCGTAA
- a CDS encoding response regulator transcription factor encodes MVTVFARGRPVPRVRLRVRPEGTVGGMTMTRVVVAEDDLAIRELLVHQLEREGFRCEQAHDGPAALRAARAGADVLVLDVGLPVVDGFEIVRTLRREGRALPILVLTARTDEVDRVVGLEIGADDYVTKPFSPRELVARVKALGRRIGAVPKQAFALLTFDRLEIDEAAREARVDGAGIGLKPREFALLLELATHAGVAMSRATLLERVWGFDFEGDERTVDVHVRRLRAKLEEDARLPRLLRTVHGFGYKFAR; translated from the coding sequence ATGGTGACCGTGTTCGCGCGCGGGAGGCCGGTGCCCCGCGTCAGACTACGCGTGCGGCCGGAGGGCACCGTAGGCGGCATGACGATGACGCGCGTCGTGGTTGCGGAAGACGATCTCGCGATTCGCGAACTGCTGGTCCATCAGCTCGAACGCGAAGGATTCCGCTGCGAACAGGCGCACGACGGTCCCGCTGCGCTGCGCGCGGCGCGCGCGGGCGCGGACGTGCTGGTGCTCGACGTGGGTCTGCCCGTCGTCGACGGTTTCGAGATCGTGCGTACGCTGCGCCGCGAAGGCCGTGCGTTGCCGATCCTCGTGCTCACCGCGCGCACCGACGAGGTCGACCGCGTCGTCGGGCTGGAGATCGGCGCCGATGACTACGTCACCAAACCGTTCTCGCCGCGCGAACTCGTCGCGCGCGTCAAGGCGCTCGGACGGCGGATCGGCGCGGTCCCGAAGCAGGCGTTCGCGCTGCTCACCTTCGACCGGCTCGAGATCGACGAAGCGGCACGCGAGGCGCGCGTCGACGGTGCCGGCATCGGGTTGAAGCCGCGCGAGTTCGCCCTGCTGCTGGAACTCGCCACGCACGCCGGTGTCGCGATGTCGCGGGCGACCCTGCTCGAGCGGGTGTGGGGCTTCGACTTCGAGGGCGACGAGCGCACGGTCGACGTGCACGTCCGGCGTCTGCGGGCAAAGCTCGAGGAGGACGCACGGCTGCCCCGTCTCCTGCGGACGGTACACGGTTTCGGCTACAAGTTTGCGCGCTGA
- a CDS encoding secretin N-terminal domain-containing protein, with amino-acid sequence MRRLATTALALLLAASPAQAQGDRITLDAREVELADVIRLLGAQSGRNVVADGSVKPQRITLRLARVTFDEALATLVSAYGLQIHRDGAILLVGESASMNRRYPDDAAAGAARTNVFSLAHARPDDVVPALQSALPPGTVVVGDKRTGTVLVTGGDATVARAHALVAALDAPAFGRGGSVTTASIALHNVRASEALRALKGSVPDGAMVADDRQNVVVVSGNAELQATARTLLAGLDGPGRQVMFEVRVADVEPVNDQSNVGIEYAGAGFGAGSGAVGQFPYTLTKSSLVVNTQLNLLVQKGKARILAQPRIATLNNREASLLVGSQYPVVTVNQQTGYPSVQTIDVGVRLRVTPTIGEDGAITAELHPEYSSIIGFNSSFPIIANRKVDAVLHVRDGETIVLGGLFEDVDSETITKLPLLGDLPVLGGFFRNRQATHNKDEVVFFITPRVLAADNPAAK; translated from the coding sequence ATGCGACGACTCGCGACGACCGCACTCGCCCTTCTGCTCGCGGCGTCGCCGGCGCAGGCGCAGGGCGATCGCATCACGCTGGACGCACGCGAGGTCGAGCTCGCCGACGTCATCCGCCTGCTCGGCGCACAGTCGGGCCGCAACGTCGTCGCGGACGGGTCCGTAAAACCGCAGCGGATCACGCTGAGGCTGGCGCGGGTGACGTTCGACGAGGCGTTGGCGACGCTCGTCTCGGCATACGGCCTGCAGATCCATCGCGACGGTGCGATCCTGCTGGTCGGCGAGAGCGCGTCGATGAACCGCCGTTATCCCGACGACGCGGCGGCCGGTGCTGCCCGCACGAACGTCTTTTCTCTCGCGCACGCGCGTCCCGACGACGTCGTCCCGGCGCTGCAAAGCGCCCTTCCTCCCGGGACGGTCGTGGTCGGCGACAAGCGGACTGGAACGGTGTTGGTGACCGGCGGCGACGCGACCGTTGCGCGAGCGCACGCGCTCGTCGCCGCGCTCGACGCGCCGGCGTTCGGCCGTGGCGGCTCGGTTACGACAGCCTCGATCGCGCTGCACAACGTTCGCGCGAGCGAGGCGCTGCGTGCGCTCAAAGGAAGCGTCCCCGACGGAGCGATGGTCGCCGACGACCGGCAGAACGTCGTCGTCGTCAGCGGGAACGCGGAACTGCAGGCAACGGCGCGCACGCTGCTGGCCGGGCTCGACGGTCCGGGGCGTCAGGTGATGTTCGAGGTCCGGGTTGCCGACGTCGAACCGGTCAACGATCAGAGCAACGTGGGGATCGAGTACGCCGGTGCGGGCTTCGGCGCGGGGAGCGGCGCGGTCGGACAGTTTCCGTACACGCTGACCAAGAGTTCGCTGGTGGTGAACACGCAGCTCAACCTGCTCGTGCAGAAAGGGAAAGCGCGGATCCTCGCGCAGCCGCGGATCGCGACGCTCAACAATCGAGAAGCGTCGCTGCTCGTCGGTTCGCAATATCCGGTCGTCACCGTGAACCAGCAGACCGGCTACCCCAGCGTCCAGACCATCGACGTCGGGGTCCGTCTGCGGGTCACGCCGACGATCGGGGAGGACGGCGCGATCACCGCGGAGCTGCACCCGGAGTACTCGTCGATCATCGGTTTCAACAGCAGCTTTCCGATCATCGCCAACCGCAAAGTCGACGCGGTCCTGCACGTCCGCGACGGCGAGACGATCGTGCTCGGCGGCCTCTTCGAGGACGTCGACAGCGAGACGATCACCAAACTGCCGCTGCTCGGCGACCTCCCGGTACTCGGCGGCTTCTTCCGCAATCGCCAAGCGACGCACAACAAAGACGAGGTCGTCTTCTTCATAACGCCGCGCGTCCTGGCGGCCGACAATCCCGCAGCGAAGTAG
- a CDS encoding MaoC family dehydratase: MAGIGIKSFEEFRIGDTATFSKTITDAEITLFAAVSGDHYPLHVDEEYAKTTRFGRRAAHGMLSASLLSTVQGMILQRPGGIYVEQTLHFRRPVFVGDTLTATSEVTELLPEQRRFRCKTTVVNQRGEVVVDGQALLQKDER, from the coding sequence ATGGCGGGCATCGGGATCAAATCATTCGAGGAGTTTCGCATCGGGGACACCGCGACGTTTTCCAAGACGATCACCGATGCCGAGATCACGCTCTTCGCGGCGGTCAGCGGCGACCACTATCCGCTCCACGTCGACGAAGAGTACGCGAAGACGACGCGCTTCGGGCGCCGCGCGGCGCACGGGATGCTCAGCGCGAGCCTGCTCTCGACGGTGCAGGGGATGATCCTCCAGCGCCCCGGCGGCATCTATGTCGAGCAGACGCTGCACTTTCGCCGGCCGGTCTTCGTCGGCGACACGCTGACGGCGACCAGCGAGGTGACCGAACTGCTCCCCGAACAGCGCCGTTTTCGCTGCAAGACGACGGTGGTGAACCAGCGCGGCGAGGTCGTCGTCGACGGGCAGGCGCTGCTGCAGAAGGACGAGCGCTGA
- a CDS encoding helix-turn-helix transcriptional regulator codes for MIATTRTESALGVWTVTHFTPHAADPLADVLERIWLFSGRTALPGERVFPDGSVQIVAQLDGDRDARYRPAGPGPCDPYPPLSISGLRTGTTAILAPERAVRVLGIQLVPTGAFRLLRTSLHALTERDLDLHDVIGRAAAELGERCAGARDDGACVRAAIAWVASRLERGSDPAAPVVRALRAIVEGGGADAIADLDALSDRSRSRFTAAFRDQVGVAPKRFARLVRFRNALELVQHSPASLGEIALRAGYYDQPHLNAEFRVHAGMTPQQFRRARHFPHSASIAEQIFQDEPAAAM; via the coding sequence ATGATCGCGACCACGCGGACCGAGTCCGCGCTCGGTGTCTGGACCGTCACGCACTTCACGCCGCACGCCGCCGATCCGCTTGCCGACGTGCTCGAGCGCATTTGGCTCTTCTCGGGCCGCACGGCGCTCCCAGGAGAACGCGTTTTCCCCGACGGCAGCGTGCAGATCGTCGCGCAGCTCGACGGGGACCGCGACGCGCGCTATCGCCCCGCCGGCCCGGGCCCGTGCGATCCGTATCCGCCGCTGAGCATCAGCGGACTGCGTACCGGGACGACCGCGATCCTCGCGCCGGAGCGGGCGGTGCGGGTGCTGGGGATCCAGCTCGTCCCCACCGGCGCGTTCCGGCTGCTGCGCACGTCGCTGCACGCCCTCACGGAGCGCGATCTCGACCTGCACGACGTCATCGGGCGGGCGGCGGCGGAGCTCGGCGAACGCTGCGCCGGCGCCCGGGACGACGGCGCCTGCGTCCGCGCGGCGATCGCCTGGGTCGCGTCGCGGCTCGAACGCGGGAGCGACCCGGCGGCGCCGGTCGTGCGCGCCCTGCGGGCGATCGTCGAGGGCGGTGGGGCCGACGCGATCGCGGATCTGGACGCGCTGAGCGACCGCTCGCGCTCGCGATTTACCGCCGCGTTCCGCGATCAGGTCGGCGTCGCGCCGAAGCGCTTCGCGAGGCTCGTCCGGTTTCGCAACGCGCTCGAGCTGGTGCAGCACTCGCCGGCATCGCTCGGCGAGATCGCACTGCGCGCCGGCTACTACGATCAGCCGCATCTCAACGCGGAGTTCCGCGTGCACGCCGGGATGACGCCGCAGCAGTTCCGCCGTGCCCGGCACTTTCCACACAGCGCCAGCATCGCGGAGCAGATTTTCCAAGACGAGCCGGCGGCGGCGATGTAG